CTTTCGCCGGTTGTGATGTCGCCATCAGTTTCTGCGCGAGCGTTGGAGCGGCAAGAGCCTTCCAGAATCCAACAAGTTGGTTTTCCTCGAGGCCGGGCCCAGAGAGAAGGTCCATCGCCGACTCGTCCGATCCTCGAGACATTTCAACAAGGGCCAGCGCAGCTTCCGCGAGTGATTGGCCTGATTTGGAGAGGCCCACAGTATTGATCACGGCCCTTAATTGGCGAATGGCTAACGGATAATCCTCGGCGCGAATGGCTTCATCAGCCCATCCCCAGCGGATCAGGGCGCACTCAGGCAAGTCCTGATGCTCTTGCAGAAACTTGTCCCGGTGGCGGGAAACCTGTGAAGAAAGGCCCAATGACTGATAGATCCCCACTAGCTGGAAGCGCAGGAAAGCGCGGTATGCCTTGTTTTGAGGATTTTCTGAAAACCAGCGCTCCAGCAACGTGGCAGCCTCCTCCAAAGAGCCTGACTGGAGGGCAGCCAGTCCCCAGAGGCGGATCCACCCCTCGTGGAATTCAGGATCCTTCACCTCTGGCTCCTCTCCATACCAGTCATTGAATTCCTGGAAATGGTGGAGGGCTTCGGCAGCCCGCCCGGCCGCGAGGTCCTTGCAGGCCAGTTGCCATTGGTCCCTGATTGGCGATATGCCCTCCGCAGTGATTCCCGGGCCAAGAGCAAGAATCAAAAGGATAATCTGTTTCCGGGCAGTCATGATCAGATTTACCCAGTTTTTTGGGGCCGATATGCCCCTACAACTCCCGAAAACAGCCAAAATTAGCTGGCCAAGCTGCCGGAATTAGCGTATCAGAATTATGTGGTTCTAGGGTCTTTTTGGGGTCAGATTTTTTATTTGATTGCAGTTTATCAGTATATTTGTGTACTCAGCCCGATAAATAAGGTGGGAAGTCGTGTCTTTTGGAGCAGGTTTTCTCCTTAGGTATTTTTTTTAATCATCCATCATCCAAAGAACTAACGAGTTATGAAATCTAAACTATTAAAACTACTGGCAGCCGCTTCATTGGCCTCCGCCGTGGTTCTGACGGGTTGCGCAACCCAGCAGAGCTCCAAGTCTACAAAGCCTGCCGAACCAGCTCCGGCCAAAAAGACCGTTGCCAAATCGGGATATGGCCCAGCTTACACAACTTTTGACCGGAATGGAGTCAACTACACCAAGGGTGCGGTTGCTTATCCTACGGGAATCCTTTCCTCGAGCTCATTGCTTCTGGAAAAGGTTGTTCCTTCGGAAGTCATGGTTGGGGCTCCTTATCAAGTGTCCTACACTTTGCGTAACCTTTCCGACGTGACCCTCAAGGATGTTGTCCTGACCGATGTTGTCGGCAGCAACTTCCGCCTCAGCGATGCAGCCCCTGCGGCTGACGCAGTCGATGGCGATACCGCCACTTGGATGCTCGGGGAAATTGCTCCCGGTGGAACACGTAACGTGATCCTCAAGGCGAGCTCTCCTGAAGAAGGCTATGCGACAACTTGCTCAGCCGTCACCTTCGTTCCGAGTTACTGCGAGACCATCAAGGTCGTTCGTGCTGACCTCGAACTGGTTCTTGATCTCGTTCCGGCCGTCACAGTTTGTGATCCAATCCCGGCTCGCATCACTGTCCGTAATTCGGGCAGCAGCCGCCTGACCAATGTTGTTGTGACAGACGCGCTCCCAAGCGGTCTTGCCACCGCTGACGGCCAGACCCGCATCAGCTTGAACGCCGGCGATCTCAATCCAGGTGAATCAAAAGCATTTGATCTGGATCTCAAGGCATCCAGCACGGGCCGCTATGAAGCCAGCCCTGTTGCCAACTCGGCTCAAGGCATCTCCGCTGAGGACATGGGCTCTGTTGTTGTCAGCGCTCCAAGCCTTATGGTTTCCTGCGAAGCACCGAGCGAACGCTTTATCGGTCGCCCGATTTCCGTATGCTACCAGGTTAAGAATACAGGTAATGCAACTTCCTCCAATACCGTGCTGACCGTTCCGGTACCTGCAGGAGCAACCTTCCAAGGTGCTACTGGCGGTGGAAACCTCTCGGGCAATGCCGTTGTCTGGAACCTCGGTTCAATCGCGGCTGAAGGTGTCACGGAAGTTTGTGCCACATTCACTGGCAAGCAGGCTGGCATGGTATCCTTCTCTGGATCCGTACAAGGAAATTGCGCACCAGTTGCTTCCACGGTCTGCAGAACGGAAGTCACCGGTATTCCGGCTATCCTTCTTGAGGTTATCGACCTTGAAGACCCGATCGAAGTTGGATCCAACCAGACTTACCAGATTGTCGTTACCAATCAGGGCTCGGCCCCGGCCACTAACGTCCGCGTGACAGCCCAGCTTGAAGACGAACAATCCTATGTCACTTCAAGTGGTACAACCAGTGCTCGCGCTTCTGGCCAGACCATCGTGATGAATGCGGTGCCTTCAATTGCACCGGGCGCCAACGCCACCTGGCAGGTTGTCGTCAAGGCCCTTTCCGAAGGGGACATTCGTTTCTCGGTCCAACTGGAAAGCGATCAGATGGGTCGTCCGGTTCGTGAAACTGAAGCGACCAATCAGTACTAATCGAGTCTGATTATTGATTTCAGCCCCGGTTCTGCTTTTGCGGAGCCGGGGCTTTTTTTTATCCAAATTTCCGTTCCGAAAAACGGCCCTATTTCTTCTGGATAGCCGGGCAGAAGCAGGTGGTGCGCCCGCCAATCGTCTCATGCACGAGCGGCTTGCCGGAGGCCGGACAGGTCCCCCCGCGCTTCCACCGATGGTTAAAGAGCCACTGGTCTGGAGGATCACCCCAATCTGACCCTATGACACGAAGGGCATCTTCACAGACCTGTTTAATTTCCTCAAAGAGCCGTCGCTTCTTGTATGGGGACAGGTGATTTGCAGTGCTGGCCGGATGAATCCGTGCCCGCCAGAGAATTTCATCGGCCATCCAGTTGCCAATGCCGGGGAAACCCGATTGATCCAAAAGAAGTGCCTTCAGGGGTCTTCGCGGATGGCGGACGAGAATGGAACGGTAGCGAGTCTGGTCAAATGCGGCTTCCTGAGGCTGCGGAGGCAGCTGGCTCCACCACTCTGGAAGGGATTTCTCTCCCTTCCCGGGGCCTGTCTGTCCCTCGTGGAGGAGGACTTTTCCAAACATGCGGTAATCGGAAAAGACAAGGGCGACGGACTCCATGACAAGGACGAGGTGCTCGTGTCGATCGGGGACAATCGCAGTTTGTGCAGTCAGGAGGCGGCCAGCCATGCCGAGATGGATTCCAAGAAAGACAGAATCGGAAAACATGAAGCAGAGTTG
This region of Oceanipulchritudo coccoides genomic DNA includes:
- a CDS encoding DUF11 domain-containing protein; the encoded protein is MKSKLLKLLAAASLASAVVLTGCATQQSSKSTKPAEPAPAKKTVAKSGYGPAYTTFDRNGVNYTKGAVAYPTGILSSSSLLLEKVVPSEVMVGAPYQVSYTLRNLSDVTLKDVVLTDVVGSNFRLSDAAPAADAVDGDTATWMLGEIAPGGTRNVILKASSPEEGYATTCSAVTFVPSYCETIKVVRADLELVLDLVPAVTVCDPIPARITVRNSGSSRLTNVVVTDALPSGLATADGQTRISLNAGDLNPGESKAFDLDLKASSTGRYEASPVANSAQGISAEDMGSVVVSAPSLMVSCEAPSERFIGRPISVCYQVKNTGNATSSNTVLTVPVPAGATFQGATGGGNLSGNAVVWNLGSIAAEGVTEVCATFTGKQAGMVSFSGSVQGNCAPVASTVCRTEVTGIPAILLEVIDLEDPIEVGSNQTYQIVVTNQGSAPATNVRVTAQLEDEQSYVTSSGTTSARASGQTIVMNAVPSIAPGANATWQVVVKALSEGDIRFSVQLESDQMGRPVRETEATNQY
- a CDS encoding Fpg/Nei family DNA glycosylase, whose amino-acid sequence is MPELAEVEYYRKRWNPGLDESVRKVHLHPKARVFRDLDPAKLKKVLIGTTFKGSQSHGKQLCFMFSDSVFLGIHLGMAGRLLTAQTAIVPDRHEHLVLVMESVALVFSDYRMFGKVLLHEGQTGPGKGEKSLPEWWSQLPPQPQEAAFDQTRYRSILVRHPRRPLKALLLDQSGFPGIGNWMADEILWRARIHPASTANHLSPYKKRRLFEEIKQVCEDALRVIGSDWGDPPDQWLFNHRWKRGGTCPASGKPLVHETIGGRTTCFCPAIQKK